A region of the Candidatus Hydrogenedentota bacterium genome:
CGGAGGGCGTGAACCGGCTCCGCTCGCCGCACCGCGCGTTCGTCCTCGTGACGCACTACCAGCGCCTGCTGGACTACATCACCCCGGACTTCGTGCATGTCCTCTACAAGGGGAGGATCATCAAGTCCGGCGGGCGCGAGCTGGCGCTGGAGCTGGAGGAGAAGGGGTATGACTGGGTGAAGGCCGAACACGCGCAGGCGTGACAAGGAAGACTCCCGTGGCGGAAGTGAAGGAAAAACAGGCGGCGGCGGGCAAGGCCCCCTACCTGCGCGACATGGACCGGCTGGACAACACGTCCGCGCCGGCGTGGCTGCGCGCCCTGCGCGACGGCGGCGCGGCCGCCTTCATGGAGACCCCGTTTCCCCACACCAAGCTGGAGGCCTGGCGGCAGGTGAACGTCGCCCCGGTGGTGGAGACGCCTTTCACCACCCCGGTGCATGGGGATGCCCGGGCCGCGCTTGCGGAGGGGGACATCGCCCCCTGGACACCCGATGACGACGCGACGTGGGCGGTGTTCGTGGACGGCGTGCACGCGCCCGGACTGGGCCGCGCCGGGGCGCTGCCGGAGGGCTGCTTTGCGGGCAGTCTCCGCGAGGCCGCCGCGGGCGCGTGGACCGGCGAGATCGCGGGCCGCATCGGCGGCGCGGCGGGCACGCCGGACGTCTTCAGCGCCCTGAACACGGCCTTCGCCGGGGACGGCGCCTTCCTGTATGTCCCCAACGGCGTGGAACTCGCCGCGCCCGTGCATTTCCTTTTCGTCTCGGCGCGCACCGCCCCCAACCAGGCCGCGCATCCCCGCGTGCTGGTGGTGCTGGGGGACAACGCCCGCGCGAACGTCGCCATCGAGCATGTCGCGCTGGACGGCGCGCCCGCCCGGTTCAACAACGTGGTGGAGGAGATTTTCCTCGGGCAGGGCGCGGAACTGGTCCGCCAGGAGGTGATTGAGGAGGGGGCCGAAGGACGGCGTGTCGGCCTGGCGGCGGCGGTGCTCGGCCGCGACAGCCGCCTTTACTCGCACACCGTGGCGCTTTCGGGCGCGTGGGTGCGCGGGCAGACCCGGGTGCGCCTCGCGGGCGAGGGCGCGGAGGTCCACCTGAACGGCCTCTACCTGGGCCGGGGGACGGACTTCACGAACCACGACCTGCACATCCTGCAC
Encoded here:
- the sufD gene encoding Fe-S cluster assembly protein SufD, with product MAEVKEKQAAAGKAPYLRDMDRLDNTSAPAWLRALRDGGAAAFMETPFPHTKLEAWRQVNVAPVVETPFTTPVHGDARAALAEGDIAPWTPDDDATWAVFVDGVHAPGLGRAGALPEGCFAGSLREAAAGAWTGEIAGRIGGAAGTPDVFSALNTAFAGDGAFLYVPNGVELAAPVHFLFVSARTAPNQAAHPRVLVVLGDNARANVAIEHVALDGAPARFNNVVEEIFLGQGAELVRQEVIEEGAEGRRVGLAAAVLGRDSRLYSHTVALSGAWVRGQTRVRLAGEGAEVHLNGLYLGRGTDFTNHDLHILHDAPHCASRIAYRGILDGASRAVFVGKVHVPPHAQQTDSMQLNKNLLLSPDARVDTKPQLEIYADDVKCTHGATVGGHPDEVVFYFRSRGLDEKTARAMLTYGFAGDMIGNIPNHAVRKRADRLVLDLFSPAPAKR